From a region of the Solanum stenotomum isolate F172 chromosome 2, ASM1918654v1, whole genome shotgun sequence genome:
- the LOC125857256 gene encoding protein PELPK1-like, with product MAYKYTPSFFLLLFVTLFLTSSYVIQAKARNLLEVTIPELPKPELPHLPEIPTLPKLEFPEIPKPELPTLPKPEFPEIPKPEFPPFPKAELPTLPKLEIPVIPKPELPTLSKPEIPQVPNKP from the coding sequence ATGGCTTATAAGTATACCccatcttttttcttgttattatttGTCACTTTGTTTTTAACAAGTAGTTATGTGATTCAAGCAAAAGCGCGCAATCTTCTTGAAGTAACTATCCCTGAGCTTCCTAAGCCAGAATTGCCACATTTACCTGAAATCCCAACTTTGCCTAAGCTTGAATTCCCGGAAATTCCGAAACCTGAGTTGCCTACTCTACCAAAGCCCGAATTTCCAGAAATCCCAAAGCCAGAGTTTCCACCATTTCCAAAGGCTGAACTTCCAACGTTACCAAAACTCGAGATTCCTGTCATTCCTAAGCCTGAATTGCCAACTTTGTCAAAGCCAGAAATCCCTCAAGTGCCTAACAAGCCTTGA
- the LOC125857225 gene encoding kirola-like, which translates to MSLKGKLVSEINIKCDGDVFHEILGHKPHHMSSICPDKIQNVNIHEGEWGSVGSVSSWNFTHDGKEKVVKEIVEEIDEEKKLIKKKIIEGDILEDYKSFYITTHVETKGENNLVTWIIEYEKKNSNVPDPHTYMEFALNMTKDIETHHIK; encoded by the exons ATGAGCCTTAAAGGAAAGTTAGTTTCTGAGATAAACATCAAGTGTGATGGAGATGTTTTTCATGAGATTTTAGGGCATAAACCACATCATATGTCAAGCATATGCCCTGATAAGATACAAAATGTGAATATTCATGAAGGTGAATGGGGCAGTGTTGGCTCTGTTAGTTCCTGGAACTTCACCCATG atgGGAAAGAAAAGGTGGTAAAGGAAATAGTTGAAGAAatagatgaagaaaagaagttGATTAAGAAAAAGATAATTGAAGGAGATATATTGGAGGATTACAAATCATTTTACATCACTACTCATGTTGAGACAAAAGGTGAAAACAATTTAGTTACTTGGATTATTgaatatgaaaagaagaattCAAATGTGCCAGATCCACACACATATATGGAATTTGCTCTCAACATGACTAAAGATATTGAGACTCACCACATCAAGTGA